From the genome of Pseudomonas mohnii:
CGGACGAAGGCGCGCTCTACGCCACCCTCGACGACCTGAAGAACTGCGCCGGCCTGGCAATGGGCAGCCCCACCCGCTTCGGCAACATGGCGGCGCCGCTCAAGTATTTTCTCGACGGCACCAGCAACCTGTGGCTGACCGGCGCCCTCGTCGGCAAACCGGCCGGGGTCTTTACGTCCACGGCGAGCCTGCATGGCGGCCAGGAAACCACGCTGCTGTCGATGATGTTGCCGTTGCTGCACCACGGTATGCTGATTACCGGCCTGCCGTATAGCGAATCGGCGCTGCTGGAAACCCAGGGTGGCGGCACACCGTATGGCGCCAGCCACCATGCGGGTGCCGACGGCAAAAGCGCTCTGGATGCCCATGAAGTGGCGCTGTGCCGCGCGCTGGGCTCACGCCTGGCCAAGACTGCCCAGAAACTGGAGCGCTGAAGTGGCCAAGAAGCCGAAGATCCTGCCTTCCATCGAGTGGCTCGCCCCCCGGGTCCGGGCCATGCGTTTCATCAGCCTGCTGTGCTTTTTCGGGCTGGTGGGGCTGCTTTGCGTCTACTACCTGGCGGTCGCCGATCTGCACGGTGCGCGGCCTTGGGTGATCCTGCTGATCGAACTGGTGCCGCTGCTGTTGCTGGCGCCGGGAATGATCATCGGCAGCGCCCGTGGACATTCATGGATGTGCTTTGTGGTGAACCTGTATTTCATCAAGGGCGCGTTGGCTGCCTATGACCCGAACCGGCAGATTTTCGGCTTGCTGGAGATGGGCGCGAGCCTGGCCGTGTTCTGCTCGGCACTGTTGTATGTGCGCTGGCGGTATCAGTTGAACCGCAAGCGGGCGGGCGAAGGCGAAATCTCTGCCGCCTGATCTGAAGCCATCGCGGGCTCGCCCGCGATAGTTCGACTCGGTCTCAATGATTCACGGTGTAAGCCAGCATCATCGAAATCTGGCTCATCGGCCGTCCGCCACTTTCCTCATGCCACTGGTTGAACACACCCTGCACCAACGCCAGATCCCGCTGGCTGCTGGGCACCTTGTCAATGATGTTCTGCGCATTCAATGCCGCCACCACGTCATAGCTCGGCACAAAGGTGTCTTTGCCAACCATGCGAAGAAAACGCGGCGCCGACAGACCGCCCAACTGATGGCCACGCTTTTTCAGGAAGGTCCAGAGCCCGACGATATCGGTCACCGGCCAATCGGCGATCATCGCGCCGAAGCTGCCCTTTTCATGGGCCACATCCAGTACGAACTGCGCATTGCGCGGCACGCTCTTGAGCTTGCCCAGGTGGCGGATGATCCGCGCGTCCTGCATCAGGCGCTCCAGGTGTTCGGCGCTCATCAGCACGACTTTTTCCGGGTCAAACTTGAAGAATACCTCTTCGAAGGCCGGCCACTTGGCGTCCACCAGGCTGTGCTTGAGCCCGGCGCGGAATACACGCAACGCCATGGTCGAGAGGTAGCGATCGTCGCCGATTTTGCGCAATTGCGCCGGGGTCTTGGGAACGGGCAGATGGGCTTCCAGTTCAGCCGCCGAACCGAAACGGTTCAAGCAGTATTCGTTCAGCCACTTGTAGTCGCGCATGCCCTCTCCTGAGGATTGAAACGAAAGCCAAATACAGGAGCGAGCTTGCTCTCTCCTGTATTGATTGTGGTTAGAGATTGACCACATTGACGAAGCGCGAAGCCGCCGTTTCGTCGATCTTGAGGTTGGTGAAGTCGAACAGGTTGCGGTCTGCCAATTGCGACGGGATCACGTTCTGCAGACTGCGGAAAATGCTCTCGGTACGACCCGGGGTCTTGCGCTCCCAGTCCTGCAGCATTTCCTTGACCACCTGACGCTGCAGGTTTTCCTGGGAGCCGCAGAGGTTGCACGGGATGATCGGAAATTGCTTGAGGTCCGAATAGGCCTGGATGTCTTTTTCGTTGCAGTAGGCCAGAGGGCGGATCACCACGTTGCGGCCATCGTCGGCGCGCAGTTTTGGCGGCATGGCCTTGAGCGACCCGTTGAAGAACATGTTCAGGAAAAACGTCTCGACAATGTCGTCACGATGGTGGCCGAGCGCCATTTTGGTCGCGCCGATTTCGTCGGCGAAGGTATAGAGCGTGCCGCGACGCAGGCGCGAGCACAGCGAGCAGGTGGTCTTGCCCTCCGGAATCAGCTCCTTGACCACCGAGTAAGTGTCTTTCTCGACAATGTGGTACTCGATGCCCAGCTCTTTGAGGTAGGCCGGCAGCACGTGCTCAGGGAAGCCCGGTTGCTTCTGATCCATGTTCACCGCCACGATCTCGAACTTGATCGGCGCCACCTTCTGCAAGTGCATCAGCACATCGAGCATGGTGTAGCTGTCCTTGCCACCGGACAGGCAGACCATGACTTTGTCACCGTCTTCAATCATGTTGAAGTCGGCAACTGCCTCACCGGCCTGACGGCGAAGGCGCTTTTGCAGTTTGTTCTGGTTGACCGTAAGAGTGCCCATGACGCGAAATCCGTGAGGTGTGACGAAAGGCCGGCATTTTACGCAAAAACACTCCGCTGGCGAAGGCCCTCGGGGCCCATGTGGCCAGCGAGCCAGCTCCCTCCCCGTAAATTCGGTCCTGCACAGACTCTACGGCGATTAAGACGCGCGTTTACAGCGCGATTTGCTCTAATACCCCTACTCCCTCAAGGGAAACTCCTTCCTATACTGCGACATAAGGTCGCATTCATATCCAGACCTGTAACTTACTTGGCCAATTTGGCCCGTAAGCGCTCCACTGGGGGGCGACGGTAAAAACAAGAGGAGTGACTGGCATGATCCATCACGTAGTGGGGCTTTTCACCCACCCTGATCAGGAATGGAAAGAAATCCGTGGCGACCAGGAGGAAAGCATCAGCCACATGTACCTGACCCACACACTGATTCTGGCGGCGATTCCCGCGGTGTCGGCGTTTATCGGCACCACACAGGTCGGCTGGGTCATCGGCAATCGAGCGCCGGTGATGCTGACCCAAGAGAGCGCGCTATGGATGACCATCATGTCGTACCTGGCCATGCTGGGCGGCGTGGCAGTCATGGGCGCGTTCATCCACTGGATGGCCCGCACCTATGATGCCAATCCAAGCCTGGCGCGTTGCGTGGCATTTGCCACCTACACCGCAACCCCGCTGTTCATTGGCGGCCTTGCGGCACTGTACCCGCACATGTGGCTGGGAATGATCGTCGGCACTGCGGCGATCTGCTACACCGTTTACCTGTTGTATGTCGGCTTGCCGACGTTCATGAACATTCCATCCGACGAAGGCTTTCTGTTTTCCAGTTCAGTACTTGCCGTAGGCCTGGTGGTGCTGGTGGCCATCATGGCGTTCACCGTGATCGTCTGGGGACTCGGCGTGGGGCCGATCTATACCAATTAGCAACACACCCTCCAAAAACTAGATCTGCCGACACACCGGCCGCCGCAAGGCGGCCTTTTAATGCCTCCAGTACAGACAACGGCAACAACCATTCGGCGCTTCGGCGATTCGCAAGGCTCGAGGGTTGCGGCATACTCGACACCTCTGGAGATCCATCAAGCATGCCCGAGCAACTCAATATCCGCGTCGAAGACTGTTTCCAACAAGCCGAATCCTTTTTCAAACGAACTTTCAAACGCCCCGTGGTAAGCCTCAAGCTGCGCGGGCAAAAAGCCGGTGTCGCGCATCTGCACGAGAACCTGCTGCGCTTCAACCCGCAACTGTATCGGGAAAACACCGAAGATTTCCTCAAGCAGACGGTAGCCCACGAAGTCGCGCACCTGATTGCCCATCAACTGTTCGGCGACCGCATCCAGCCCCATGGCGAAGAATGGCAATTGATCATGCGTGGCGTGTACGAACTGCCGCCCAACCGCTGCCACACCTATGACGTCAAACGCCGCAGCGTGACCCGTTACATCTATAAATGCCCGTGCGCAGACAGTGACTTTCCGTTTTCGGCGCAGCGCCATAGCCTGGTACGACAGGGCCGACGGTATTTGTGTCGGCGGTGTCGAAGCACGTTGGTGTTCAGCGGGGAAATGCGGGTCGAGTAGTGGACGCTAGAGAACCACTTTGGCACGCCGCAATTCAGCAATCCGCTCAACGCTATACCCCAACTCATCCAACACCTGATCCGTATGCTGCCCCAGCGTCGCGCCAATATGTCCGGGTTGCGGCAAACCTTGCGAAAACTTCAATGGACACGCCATCTGCAGCTGGCTCGTACCATCCCCCCGTGGCACCTCGGTCACCAATTCCCGCGCCTGCATTTGTGGATGCTGCACCGCCTCGCTCAGACTCAACACCGGTTCGACACAGGCATCCAGACCGGCAAACATTGCACACAACTCGGCAAAATCATGCTTCTCGAACTCGACCTTCAGCGCGTCCTTGAGGCGCTTTTGCGGGGCCGGTTGCGGCGATAAGCCGAGGTTGGCCAGTTCCTCCAGCCCCAAGGCCGTGCACAGCCGTTTCATGAAGTCCGGTTCCAGGCTGCCCACCGACAACCAGCGCCCGTCCCGCGAGCGGTAATAGTCGTAGAAACTGCCGCCATTGAGCATCTGGTCTTCCCGACCCGGCTCAACGCCACAGGCCAGATACCCGGCTCCGGCCATGGCGTTCAGACTGAACGCACAATCGGTCATGCTCACATCCAGGTATTGCCCCAGGCCGGTTTGCTGCCGAGCGATCACCGCCGCCAACAGGCCGATCACCCCGTGCAGCGAGCCACCGGCGACATCCGCCACCTGGGCGCCCAAGGGCAGCGGCCCACTGTCAGCGCGGCCGGTGTAGCTTGATAGCCCAGCCAGGGCCAGGTAGTTAATGTCATGTCCGGCGCGATCCTTGTAGGGGCCGGTCTGCCCGTAACCGGTGATCGACACGTAAATCAGCTTCGGATTGATCGCTTTCAAGGCTTCATAGCCCAGGCCCAATCGTTCCATGACGCCAGGGCGAAATTGCTCAAGGACGATGTCGTAGTCCTGCAGCAGCTGTTTGATCACGTCCAGCGCCTCGGGTTGCTTGAGGTCCATCGCCAGGCTGCGCTTGTTGCGATTGAGGTAGGCATGACTGGCGGAAACGCCCCGGTCATGGGGTGGCAGCACGCGCAGCAGGTCCATGCGAGTCGGCGACTCGATGCGCAGGACCTCGGCGCCCATATCCGCCAGCAGCAGCGAGGCGAACGGCCCGGGCAGTAGTGTCGAAAAATCCAGAACCTTGAGTGATGCCAGTGGACCAACCATGAATGTTCTCCCTAGACGATGCCCCAGACTAGGCAGCCAGACGCTCAGGGGCAATCACCTAATGTGCCAGTGACGGTGACCCTTGTGCTCAGGTCGCGGGCAAAAAAAACCCGCCGAAGCGGGTTTTTTCATCATGACAAGGTTTACTTGGCGTTAGTCGGGGTTGCCCCTTCGACGTGGCCCAGGACATCGTCCTTAGGTTCATCGGCAATGCCGCGACCGCCCGAGGCCAGCTCGGCGTGCATCACGTCAGTGTCCAGTTCCTTGACCCACTTGGCCACCACCAATGTGGCAACGGCGTTGCCCACCAGGTTGGTCAGCGCACGGGCTTCGGACATGAAACGGTCGATACCGAGGATCAGCGCCAGACCGGCAACCGGCAGGTGACCCACGGCGGACAGGGTGGCGGCCAGTACGATGAAACCACTGCCGGTCACGCCCGCAGCGCCCTTGGAGGACAGCAGCAGTACCACCAGCAAGGTGATCTGGTGGGTGATATCCATGTGAGTATCGGTGGCCTGGGCAATGAACACGGCCGCCATGGTCAGGTAGATCGCAGTGCCGTCGAGGTTGAACGAGTAACCGGTCGGGATCACCAGACCCACCACGGATTTCTGCGCCCCCAGACGCTCCATCTTGATCAGCATGCGGGGCAGTACCGATTCCGAGGACGAAGTGCCCAGCACGATCAGCAGTTCTTCACGGATGTAGCGGATCACTTTCAGCACGCTGAAACCGTGAGCGCGAGCGATAGCGCCCAGCACGATCAGGATGAACAGCAGGCAAGTGATGTAGAAGCAGGCCATCAACTGACCCAGTTGCACCAGCGACCCGACACCGTAGGCACCGATGGTGAACGCCATGGCACCAAAGGCACCAATTGGCGCGAGCTTCATGATCATGTTGATGATGTTGAACATCACGTGGGCGAAGCGATCGATGAAGTCGAGGATCGGCTTGCCGTAGGCACCCAGGCGATGCAGGGCGAAACCGAAGATCACCGAAAACATCAGCACTTGCAGGATGTCGCCCGTGGCGAACGCGCCGACGATGGTGGTCGGGATCACGTTGAGCAGGAAGCCGACGACACTTTGATCGGCACCGGCCGCAACATAGGTGGCGACTTTGGAGGCGTCCAGCGTGCTGACATCGATGTGCATGCCAGCGCCTGGCTGCACGATGTTGACCACAACCAGACCCACCAGCAGAGCGATGGTCGAAACGATTTCGAAGTAGAGCAGTGCGTAACCACCGGTCTTGCCGACCGACTTCATGTCCTGCATGCCGGCGATACCGCTGACGACGGTGCAGAAGATGATCGGAGCGATGATCATTTTGATCAGTTTGATGAACCCGTCACCCAGCGGCTTAACGGCCACACCGAGCTGTGGGTAGTAGTGACCGAGCAAAATACCGATGACAATTGCAACGATCACCTGGAAATACAGGGATTTGTACAGTGGCTGACGAGTCGTCATTGCAAAGTTCCTCAAGAGTGCGCGGTGACAACATCCATCTGTTATCCACGGCACCTGAATTGCGAACCCTCCTGCACTGGA
Proteins encoded in this window:
- the wrbA gene encoding NAD(P)H:quinone oxidoreductase — translated: MTAPYILVLYYSRSGSTNEMARQIARGVEQAGLEARLRTVPAISTECEAVSPEIPDEGALYATLDDLKNCAGLAMGSPTRFGNMAAPLKYFLDGTSNLWLTGALVGKPAGVFTSTASLHGGQETTLLSMMLPLLHHGMLITGLPYSESALLETQGGGTPYGASHHAGADGKSALDAHEVALCRALGSRLAKTAQKLER
- a CDS encoding DUF2069 domain-containing protein; amino-acid sequence: MAKKPKILPSIEWLAPRVRAMRFISLLCFFGLVGLLCVYYLAVADLHGARPWVILLIELVPLLLLAPGMIIGSARGHSWMCFVVNLYFIKGALAAYDPNRQIFGLLEMGASLAVFCSALLYVRWRYQLNRKRAGEGEISAA
- a CDS encoding DNA-3-methyladenine glycosylase I, with protein sequence MRDYKWLNEYCLNRFGSAAELEAHLPVPKTPAQLRKIGDDRYLSTMALRVFRAGLKHSLVDAKWPAFEEVFFKFDPEKVVLMSAEHLERLMQDARIIRHLGKLKSVPRNAQFVLDVAHEKGSFGAMIADWPVTDIVGLWTFLKKRGHQLGGLSAPRFLRMVGKDTFVPSYDVVAALNAQNIIDKVPSSQRDLALVQGVFNQWHEESGGRPMSQISMMLAYTVNH
- the ttcA gene encoding tRNA 2-thiocytidine(32) synthetase TtcA, with the protein product MGTLTVNQNKLQKRLRRQAGEAVADFNMIEDGDKVMVCLSGGKDSYTMLDVLMHLQKVAPIKFEIVAVNMDQKQPGFPEHVLPAYLKELGIEYHIVEKDTYSVVKELIPEGKTTCSLCSRLRRGTLYTFADEIGATKMALGHHRDDIVETFFLNMFFNGSLKAMPPKLRADDGRNVVIRPLAYCNEKDIQAYSDLKQFPIIPCNLCGSQENLQRQVVKEMLQDWERKTPGRTESIFRSLQNVIPSQLADRNLFDFTNLKIDETAASRFVNVVNL
- a CDS encoding Yip1 family protein gives rise to the protein MIHHVVGLFTHPDQEWKEIRGDQEESISHMYLTHTLILAAIPAVSAFIGTTQVGWVIGNRAPVMLTQESALWMTIMSYLAMLGGVAVMGAFIHWMARTYDANPSLARCVAFATYTATPLFIGGLAALYPHMWLGMIVGTAAICYTVYLLYVGLPTFMNIPSDEGFLFSSSVLAVGLVVLVAIMAFTVIVWGLGVGPIYTN
- a CDS encoding SprT family zinc-dependent metalloprotease — its product is MPEQLNIRVEDCFQQAESFFKRTFKRPVVSLKLRGQKAGVAHLHENLLRFNPQLYRENTEDFLKQTVAHEVAHLIAHQLFGDRIQPHGEEWQLIMRGVYELPPNRCHTYDVKRRSVTRYIYKCPCADSDFPFSAQRHSLVRQGRRYLCRRCRSTLVFSGEMRVE
- a CDS encoding CaiB/BaiF CoA transferase family protein, producing MVGPLASLKVLDFSTLLPGPFASLLLADMGAEVLRIESPTRMDLLRVLPPHDRGVSASHAYLNRNKRSLAMDLKQPEALDVIKQLLQDYDIVLEQFRPGVMERLGLGYEALKAINPKLIYVSITGYGQTGPYKDRAGHDINYLALAGLSSYTGRADSGPLPLGAQVADVAGGSLHGVIGLLAAVIARQQTGLGQYLDVSMTDCAFSLNAMAGAGYLACGVEPGREDQMLNGGSFYDYYRSRDGRWLSVGSLEPDFMKRLCTALGLEELANLGLSPQPAPQKRLKDALKVEFEKHDFAELCAMFAGLDACVEPVLSLSEAVQHPQMQARELVTEVPRGDGTSQLQMACPLKFSQGLPQPGHIGATLGQHTDQVLDELGYSVERIAELRRAKVVL
- a CDS encoding dicarboxylate/amino acid:cation symporter, which encodes MTTRQPLYKSLYFQVIVAIVIGILLGHYYPQLGVAVKPLGDGFIKLIKMIIAPIIFCTVVSGIAGMQDMKSVGKTGGYALLYFEIVSTIALLVGLVVVNIVQPGAGMHIDVSTLDASKVATYVAAGADQSVVGFLLNVIPTTIVGAFATGDILQVLMFSVIFGFALHRLGAYGKPILDFIDRFAHVMFNIINMIMKLAPIGAFGAMAFTIGAYGVGSLVQLGQLMACFYITCLLFILIVLGAIARAHGFSVLKVIRYIREELLIVLGTSSSESVLPRMLIKMERLGAQKSVVGLVIPTGYSFNLDGTAIYLTMAAVFIAQATDTHMDITHQITLLVVLLLSSKGAAGVTGSGFIVLAATLSAVGHLPVAGLALILGIDRFMSEARALTNLVGNAVATLVVAKWVKELDTDVMHAELASGGRGIADEPKDDVLGHVEGATPTNAK